A DNA window from Calliphora vicina chromosome 1, idCalVici1.1, whole genome shotgun sequence contains the following coding sequences:
- the LOC135949197 gene encoding cytochrome b-c1 complex subunit 6, mitochondrial: MAFKNFLSGFIAMPVVRADDEEELVDPQTTLREQCQAKGNIEALYNKYQACNDRVNSRSKTTETCMEELFDYVTELDHCVSHSLFSKLK, encoded by the exons ATGGccttcaaaaactttttgagcGGCTTTATTGCCATGCCAGTTGTCCGCGCTGACGATGAAGAAGAATTAGTTGACCCACAGACTACTTTAAGG GAACAATGTCAAGCTAAGGGAAACATTGAAGCTCTTTACAATAAGTATCAGGCATGTAACGATCGTGTCAACAGCCGCTCAAAGACCACCGAAACTTGTATGGAAGAACTTTTTGACTATGTCACCGAATTGGATCATTGTGTAAGCCACAGTCTTTTCTCTAAGCTGAAGTAA